From the Devosia sp. FJ2-5-3 genome, the window TTTTGATTTCCCGAAACCTGCCAGTCCGCTTTTGGCGGCTATACCGTCAACAATGGACACGCAGCGCGAGACTGTTTAAAAAGCTCAAAAATGAGTATCCATAACGGTTCGCTCTACCTACCTATGGCACTGGCGGCCATGCCGTCTAAGCCCATTATCTCCGCAGCAACGTCAGCCCCTCAACCTCCACGCTCACGCAGCATCCAGCCGCTCCCGTGGGGCTCGGTGCCAACAGCCAACGAGCTGCGACCCTCTCGATCGCAGCTCGGCTCAGCTTGGCTAGAAGTATTGGCCGGCCCGAAGGCCGACCTTGACGCGGTCAGCGCACCACGTAGACGATGCGGCGGGAGCTTGGGTCGACCAGCGCCGCCTGGCCATTTATGTAAACATACCGGTAGTCGTAGTCGGGAATTGCCTGAAGCGTAACCGTGTCCGGAACACCGGCGCCCACCACGACTTCGCCGTCGAGATAGACCGGATCGAGCGGATTGGATGTGACGTAGGTGCGGGCCACTTCCGGCGGATCAATGACAGCACCGGCGGTCGCGCCGCCTGTGGCACCAATCACCCCGCCAATCGCGGCGCCGACCGGACCACCGATCAGAGCGCCGGCCACGGCGCCGCCGACGGTGCCGGCAACTGCCCCGCCTGCTGCAGCGTCGCTGGCTTCATAGGTGACCGTGGCGACGCCGACATCGGGATAGCGATCAGTGAGGACGATGGCCTGACCGGAAAGATCGGCGGTCAAATAATCCGAATAGGACCAGCCGACAACCCCGTCATAATTGACGCGGCACCACTTGCTCCCCTGCAGGCACCCCTCAACCATAGTTGAACCGCCGGCCGCGATGAAGCCGACCGAAGGGAAATGTGGCCCCGGCCCCGAGCGGATGTTGAGTTCGGCGGTCGCAGTGGCCGTGGTGGTCTGGGCCAGTGCAGCACCGGAGAAACCGGCCGAAGACAACGCGGCAAAGGCGATAAGAACAATCTGTTTTTTCATGGAAAGTCTCCTTGGGCGGCTCTGGAATATCCGGAGCGCGCCGATGATTGGGAGGGGTTACGGGCTTACGGTGACCTGAGGCAGGTCGACATTCACGGCGTCACCGTTGGTGGAGATGCCGCCATTGAAGAGCCAGATGAGAAAACCGACGATGAGGAGAGCGGCGATGATGCCGCCGATTAGGCCGGCCGGGCTATTGCCCTCACCCACAACGACAGTTTCGCTGCGAGCGGGGCGCTCTACGATGGTTTCGCGTTCGATGGGCATTTTTGCCTCCGTCTTGCTACGGAGGAAGAACGGCCAAGCGCCGGTATGGTTTCTTTAAGTCTTTGATTTTCTTATTATAATTTGATGATCGCGACTGTAATCTAAATGTCAGGAAGCTAACTCCTCAGACCTTCACCAGCGGGAGACGCAGCTCGACCAGGAGACCGCCGCGATCAGAACGCGCATAGGAAAGCGATCCGCCATTGAGCTCGGTGATTTCTGTGGCAATAGCCAGTCCTAGACCGGTGCCAGGAACCGCTTCGTCGAGGCGTGCACCACGAGTGCCAAGTTTCTTGATGAGCTCCGAGGCAATGCCAGGCCCGTCATCGCTGACGCGCAGGAGTACGAAGCCAAGGTCCTTGCGCCCCTGAACGACGATGGTGGTTGCGGCCCATTTGGACGCATTCTCCAGTGTGACGCCGACCAGTTCCATCAGGTCTTGGCGATGTATGTCGACTTCAAGATCATCGTCGAGTTCGACCTGCCAGAAAAGCTGCTCTCCACGTTCGGTCTTGCGCAACACGGCCAGAGTACGCAGGACGACGGTGTTGAGGGAGCTCCTTTCGTGGTGTTCGGCCGAGCGAGTGCGAAGAGACGCAAGGCGCATCTGATAGTCGACCCGGGCGGACATCTCCAAAGCCAAGTCGTCAAGCGCCTCGGCTTCCTGTTCCTCGCCTCGATCGCGTAACCGCATGGCGATGCCGTGCATCGCGGCCAAGGGCGTTTTGAGGCCATGGGCGAGGTCCGAAGCACGGCGCCTGCCACGCTCCGTTAGAGCTTCTCGGTCCGCTAGCAGCCCATTGACCTCCTCGACAAGGGGGTGGACCTCAATCGGGAAACGGCCCTCCAGGCGACTGACATCGCCGTTGCGTACCGCATCGACGGCGCTCCGCAAGCGGTGCAGTGGAAGGAGACCAAGCTGCAATTGGGCCCAGGCCGCACCTATAATGACGACCGCGAGCAGAGCGAATAGTTTGGCAATATCCCATCCATATTGCTCGCCGGCTTGATGAATTGGATCGTGATCTTGACCCACAATCACCCGAAACTGCCGCCCACCGATAGTGATCACGCGGCTGACCATAATGAGATGTAGTCCACCGGCACTGGCGTGATGGAAGGTTTCTCCGTCTGGTACGTGCGGCGTTTTCAGTTCCTGCTCGAAGAGTGAGCGGCTGCGTGCCAGTTCCGTGGTATCCAGCGCCTCGATCTGCCAGTACCGTCCACCAAGGGGCGTCTCGTAACGCGGGTCTGGAAGTGGCGCCCGAATGGTCGGCTCGGACATTCCCGGGTCGATAAGCGCCACGAGGCGCGAAAGCGCTGCGTCGAGATCCGCCTGCACCGTACGTTCCAGGTTTGTAACGAACAGTCCCTGAAGGACGAGGCCTGCTAACACCAGAGACCCAGCCACCATCAGGATAGCTAGCCCCATCAGGCGTAGGGCGAGAGAATTGCGCTTCAATAGCCGTCACCAAGACTATAGCCGAAGCCGCGGCGGGTCTTGACGACATCATGACGCAGACGCTTTCGCAGGCGTGCGACGAGGACTTCGACAGCGTTGGAGTCGCGCTCGAAGTCCTGTCGATAGATGTGCTCCGTAATCTCGAGCTGGGAAACGACACGGCCACGATTATGCAGCAAATAGGCCATGAGCCGGAACTCCTGAGGTGTCAGATCCATGGGAATACCATCCTCGGTAACCTGCATTTGGCGCATGTCGAGTTCGTACTTGCCAAAGGCGATGCGAGGAGTGGCTATTCCCTTGGACCTGCGGATCAAGGCACGAATTCTCGCTACTATTTCGAGGGCATGGAATGGCTTGACCACATAGTCATCGGCACCCGCCTCGATGCCTTCAACACGTTCTTCCCACTGCCCGCGAGCAGTCAAGATCAGAACGGGCATATCGCGCCCCTCGCGCCGCCAGCGCTTGAGTACTGTCAGCCCGTCCATTTGTGGCAGGCCCAAGTCGAGAATAATCGCGTCAAAATCTTCGCTGTTTGCACGAAACCATGCGGCTTCGCCTTCGCTCTCGCGATGCACCTCAAAGCCCGATCGGCCAAGCGTCAAAGTCAGCACATCTGCAATCCGGTCATCGTCCTCCGCCACGAGCACTTTCATGGCTCGGTCCCAATGAAGCGACCGGATTGGGCATAATAGTACTCGGTAGTGACTTGGCCGGTGTCGCGCAGTACCTTGATTGCGTAGACGAGAAAACCGCGGACGTTGAGAAGTTCGGCGTCGATCAACTTGCCAGTCGTTCGCGCTTGAAGGTCGGGCATCAGGCTGGTGAGGCTAACTGCTTGGCCGGCATTGACCGCGTCCCGCGCATGGTCCGGCGTATAGTGGACCGTTCCGTCGGGATCGACTCGCGTGCGTGCGGGCGCCTTGCCGCTACTAGAGCCCGAGCCTTTTCCATTGCCTTGACCGTTACCATTGCTCTGGCCGTCGCCATTGGCCTGCCCGTTGCCCTTACCCTGCCCTTCGCTGTGACCGGTGTTATTGTTCTGGCCGGCCGACTTACCACTACCATTGTTGTGGTTCTCATTCTGACCGTTCCCATTGCCTTGACCATTGACGCTGCCGTTATCTTGCCCATTCGCGTGGCCGTTGCCCGGCCCATTGCCGGTCCCATCAGACTGACTTTGACCATTGCCGTTCCCGTTCCCATTGTTCTGGGCGAGAACAGGCGAACTGGCGAGA encodes:
- a CDS encoding DUF1236 domain-containing protein, whose translation is MKKQIVLIAFAALSSAGFSGAALAQTTTATATAELNIRSGPGPHFPSVGFIAAGGSTMVEGCLQGSKWCRVNYDGVVGWSYSDYLTADLSGQAIVLTDRYPDVGVATVTYEASDAAAGGAVAGTVGGAVAGALIGGPVGAAIGGVIGATGGATAGAVIDPPEVARTYVTSNPLDPVYLDGEVVVGAGVPDTVTLQAIPDYDYRYVYINGQAALVDPSSRRIVYVVR
- a CDS encoding HAMP domain-containing sensor histidine kinase translates to MKRNSLALRLMGLAILMVAGSLVLAGLVLQGLFVTNLERTVQADLDAALSRLVALIDPGMSEPTIRAPLPDPRYETPLGGRYWQIEALDTTELARSRSLFEQELKTPHVPDGETFHHASAGGLHLIMVSRVITIGGRQFRVIVGQDHDPIHQAGEQYGWDIAKLFALLAVVIIGAAWAQLQLGLLPLHRLRSAVDAVRNGDVSRLEGRFPIEVHPLVEEVNGLLADREALTERGRRRASDLAHGLKTPLAAMHGIAMRLRDRGEEQEAEALDDLALEMSARVDYQMRLASLRTRSAEHHERSSLNTVVLRTLAVLRKTERGEQLFWQVELDDDLEVDIHRQDLMELVGVTLENASKWAATTIVVQGRKDLGFVLLRVSDDGPGIASELIKKLGTRGARLDEAVPGTGLGLAIATEITELNGGSLSYARSDRGGLLVELRLPLVKV
- a CDS encoding response regulator transcription factor, with amino-acid sequence MKVLVAEDDDRIADVLTLTLGRSGFEVHRESEGEAAWFRANSEDFDAIILDLGLPQMDGLTVLKRWRREGRDMPVLILTARGQWEERVEGIEAGADDYVVKPFHALEIVARIRALIRRSKGIATPRIAFGKYELDMRQMQVTEDGIPMDLTPQEFRLMAYLLHNRGRVVSQLEITEHIYRQDFERDSNAVEVLVARLRKRLRHDVVKTRRGFGYSLGDGY